Proteins encoded within one genomic window of Dyadobacter chenhuakuii:
- a CDS encoding GNAT family N-acetyltransferase — MIRTNSENPDFKKLTDQLDDELCAIYNTNKADYEDYNRITNLPTVLLAYENNTVVACGCFKIYDESTIELKRMFVVPAFRGKGIASTMVRELEQWAIELGYKNAVLETGTGQPQAIAMYQKLGYTNAEKPGQNEEIGHSVFMVKRLV, encoded by the coding sequence ATGATCAGAACAAACAGCGAAAACCCCGATTTCAAAAAGCTAACCGACCAGCTGGACGACGAACTTTGCGCTATTTACAATACCAATAAGGCTGATTACGAAGACTATAACCGCATTACCAATCTGCCAACCGTGCTTCTTGCTTACGAAAATAATACGGTCGTAGCCTGCGGCTGTTTCAAGATTTACGACGAAAGCACGATAGAGTTAAAGCGCATGTTTGTCGTTCCGGCGTTCCGCGGCAAAGGCATCGCCTCCACCATGGTACGCGAACTGGAACAATGGGCCATCGAACTAGGCTACAAAAATGCCGTCCTGGAAACCGGCACTGGCCAGCCCCAAGCCATCGCAATGTATCAAAAACTAGGCTACACCAACGCCGAAAAACCCGGGCAGAATGAGGAGATCGGGCATAGCGTGTTTATGGTGAAGCGGTTGGTTTGA
- a CDS encoding cryptochrome/photolyase family protein, translated as MKAITLIFPHQLFHPHPAVAAGREVFLMEEDLYFNQFSFHKHKLFFHRASMQAYKLHLESQKLNVHYIDAQDLLADVRKLVPMLKKKGVEEIFYVNVTDNWLQKRLSTSAKMNNIELIEFETPMFVNSKEDLEMYFMNKKRYFQADFYSAQRKKYKILLDEDGDPEGGKWSFDTENRLKFPKKQMPPTIHFPASNEHYDEAKRYVGQHYKDNYGDIPDEIRFPITTEESEAWLDQFMEKRFEEFGKYEDAMVISEHFLHHSVLTPMLNTGLLTPKKVINATIKYARKHDIPLNSLEGFIRQIIGWREFMHGVYEYKGSIERTRNYWGYTRKIPETFWTGTTGIEPVDIVIRKVLDIGYCHHIERLMVLGNFMLLCEFDPDDVYRWFMELFIDAYDWVMVPNVYGMSQFADGGLLATKPYISGSNYLMKMSDFPKGDWQQTWDGLFWRFMDKNRKFFLKNPRLGMLIRTFDNMDEGKRKAHLQHANDFLTKLDKQ; from the coding sequence ATGAAGGCAATTACGTTAATTTTTCCACATCAGTTGTTTCATCCCCATCCGGCTGTTGCAGCGGGAAGAGAGGTTTTTCTGATGGAAGAGGATCTATATTTCAACCAATTTTCATTTCACAAGCACAAATTATTCTTCCACCGCGCTTCGATGCAGGCTTACAAGCTGCATTTAGAAAGCCAGAAATTAAATGTGCATTACATTGACGCGCAGGATCTGCTGGCTGATGTCCGGAAACTGGTTCCTATGCTTAAAAAAAAGGGTGTTGAAGAAATTTTCTATGTGAATGTTACCGATAACTGGCTCCAAAAACGACTTTCAACGTCTGCAAAGATGAACAATATCGAGCTGATCGAGTTTGAAACGCCGATGTTCGTGAATTCCAAAGAAGATCTGGAAATGTATTTCATGAACAAGAAAAGATATTTCCAGGCAGATTTTTACAGTGCTCAGCGCAAAAAATACAAGATCCTGCTGGACGAAGACGGTGACCCGGAAGGTGGCAAATGGAGTTTTGATACGGAAAACCGATTAAAATTCCCCAAAAAACAAATGCCGCCAACTATTCATTTCCCGGCTTCAAATGAGCATTATGACGAAGCGAAACGTTACGTCGGGCAACATTATAAGGACAATTACGGCGACATTCCCGACGAAATCCGCTTCCCGATCACCACCGAAGAAAGCGAGGCCTGGCTCGATCAGTTTATGGAAAAGCGTTTTGAAGAATTTGGCAAATACGAGGATGCCATGGTGATTTCAGAACATTTTCTCCATCACAGCGTGTTGACGCCCATGCTCAATACAGGCTTACTAACGCCTAAAAAAGTCATAAACGCAACCATAAAGTATGCGCGAAAACATGATATTCCGCTCAACTCACTGGAAGGCTTTATCCGGCAGATCATTGGCTGGCGGGAGTTTATGCATGGGGTTTACGAATACAAAGGCAGCATAGAGCGGACGCGAAATTATTGGGGCTATACACGCAAAATCCCTGAAACGTTCTGGACCGGCACAACAGGCATCGAGCCGGTTGATATTGTTATCAGGAAAGTCCTCGATATCGGTTACTGCCATCACATTGAGCGCTTAATGGTGCTGGGAAACTTCATGCTATTATGCGAATTCGACCCTGATGACGTTTATCGCTGGTTTATGGAGCTTTTTATTGACGCATACGACTGGGTAATGGTCCCTAATGTCTACGGAATGAGCCAATTCGCAGACGGTGGATTACTAGCAACCAAGCCTTACATTAGCGGCAGTAATTATCTGATGAAAATGAGCGACTTCCCCAAAGGCGACTGGCAGCAAACCTGGGACGGACTTTTCTGGCGGTTTATGGATAAAAACAGAAAATTCTTCCTGAAAAACCCACGCTTGGGTATGCTCATCCGCACATTCGACAACATGGATGAAGGAAAGCGAAAAGCACATTTGCAGCACGCAAATGATTTCCTGACCAAATTGGACAAACAATAA
- a CDS encoding MBL fold metallo-hydrolase → MRILAFLLLTCFVSVCSAQNSFRVVPLGVRGGGDDGNLSAYMVAPVNSNAYVCLDAGTVTNGISKALTNKAFSVAADVVLRKYIKAYLISHPHLDHVSGMVINSVEDTAKNVYGTEYCIETLKSHYFNWKSWPNLTNEGASPALKKYSYKMLGEDQEVDIEQTEMSVKIFKLSHSNPYESTAFLIRKGEKYVLYFGDTGPDEIEKSDKMQQVWKAVAPLVKAKQLAGIFLEVSYTNKQPDRQLYGHLTPKWLMKELNVLSEISGAGSLKGLNVIITHMKPTADNESQIKAELASDNALGLNLIFPEQGKAFELK, encoded by the coding sequence ATGCGAATCCTTGCATTCTTGCTCTTAACCTGTTTTGTTTCTGTTTGTTCTGCTCAAAACAGCTTCCGAGTCGTTCCTTTGGGGGTTAGGGGAGGCGGGGATGATGGAAACCTGTCGGCCTACATGGTCGCACCGGTAAATTCCAATGCTTATGTTTGCTTGGATGCGGGGACTGTGACGAATGGGATTTCCAAAGCATTGACAAACAAGGCGTTCTCAGTTGCCGCGGATGTTGTTTTGAGAAAATATATCAAGGCTTATTTGATTTCCCATCCACATTTGGATCACGTTTCGGGCATGGTGATCAATTCGGTGGAAGACACGGCGAAGAATGTTTATGGCACAGAATATTGCATTGAAACGCTGAAAAGCCATTATTTCAATTGGAAAAGCTGGCCTAACCTGACGAACGAAGGTGCGAGTCCGGCTTTGAAAAAGTATAGTTATAAAATGCTTGGTGAGGATCAGGAAGTTGATATTGAGCAGACGGAAATGTCCGTGAAAATATTTAAACTAAGTCATTCCAATCCATACGAAAGCACTGCATTTCTAATCCGGAAAGGCGAAAAATATGTCCTGTATTTTGGTGATACAGGTCCTGACGAAATTGAGAAGTCTGATAAAATGCAGCAGGTCTGGAAGGCGGTTGCGCCGCTGGTGAAGGCAAAACAGTTGGCGGGAATATTTTTAGAAGTATCTTATACTAACAAGCAGCCGGACAGACAATTATACGGACATTTAACGCCAAAATGGCTGATGAAAGAATTGAATGTGCTGTCAGAAATCTCAGGCGCAGGAAGCTTGAAGGGCCTGAATGTAATTATCACACATATGAAGCCAACGGCAGATAATGAGTCGCAGATTAAGGCGGAATTAGCGAGTGATAATGCGCTTGGATTAAACCTTATTTTCCCGGAACAGGGCAAAGCATTTGAATTGAAATAA
- a CDS encoding DUF72 domain-containing protein, whose amino-acid sequence MKFGKVDNPEDVDFKLPDDAAANKQLLNDAKKGKPNIYIGCAKWNKADLKSFYPKGTKDELGYYATQFNSIELNATFYNNFPVETIESWYNKTPAEFRFFPKLHQGISHWKRLKDAKEPTEVYLDGIAHLQEKLGMLFLQMPDNFGPKNWDVLKAYLEEWPSGFPLALELRHTGWYDGSFNSDELYEVLEKNNITHIVTDSAGRRDLLHMRLTTPTAFVRYNGANVDSDYTRLDDWFERLRLWVEEGIENIYFFVHQNHEEASPLLSAYLIEKFNEKLGMELKVPVHPTPVPAKK is encoded by the coding sequence ATGAAATTCGGGAAAGTTGATAATCCAGAAGATGTTGATTTTAAGTTGCCGGACGATGCGGCTGCTAACAAGCAATTGTTGAACGACGCAAAGAAAGGCAAGCCGAATATTTACATTGGTTGTGCTAAATGGAACAAGGCAGATTTAAAAAGTTTTTATCCGAAAGGAACAAAGGATGAGCTCGGTTACTATGCAACTCAATTCAACAGCATTGAACTGAATGCGACTTTTTATAACAACTTTCCCGTAGAAACGATCGAAAGCTGGTATAACAAAACGCCTGCTGAATTCCGGTTTTTCCCGAAACTGCACCAGGGCATTAGCCATTGGAAACGCCTGAAAGATGCGAAAGAGCCCACAGAAGTGTATCTGGATGGCATCGCACATTTGCAGGAAAAACTGGGCATGCTCTTCCTCCAGATGCCCGACAATTTCGGCCCGAAAAACTGGGACGTTTTGAAAGCATACCTGGAAGAATGGCCTTCCGGCTTCCCGCTTGCATTGGAACTACGCCACACAGGCTGGTACGACGGCTCATTCAACAGCGACGAGCTTTACGAGGTTTTGGAAAAAAATAACATTACCCACATTGTCACAGACTCCGCCGGTCGCCGCGACTTACTGCACATGCGCCTGACCACGCCGACTGCATTTGTGCGTTATAATGGTGCCAATGTGGATTCCGATTATACGAGGCTGGATGACTGGTTTGAGCGATTGAGATTGTGGGTGGAAGAAGGAATTGAGAACATTTACTTTTTTGTCCACCAAAATCATGAAGAGGCTTCTCCGTTGCTTTCCGCTTACTTGATAGAAAAATTCAACGAAAAGCTCGGAATGGAGCTCAAAGTGCCTGTGCATCCGACGCCGGTTCCTGCTAAAAAATAA
- a CDS encoding phosphoheptose isomerase gives MIQSFTATADKDVVFAKVQQFIDEQGFTVVSKDHSRPWGGFFVLEETEAPKFISTFFPHLSLEDFAGYEKLSPKILVVAPNKRLSWQYHHRRAEIWKVIGGNAGIVISDTDEETPLRQLPIGTVVELQKGERHRLVGVDEWGFVAEIWKHTDAANPSDEDDIVRVQDDFGR, from the coding sequence ATGATACAATCTTTCACCGCGACAGCCGATAAGGATGTTGTATTTGCCAAAGTTCAGCAGTTTATCGACGAACAGGGTTTCACTGTTGTAAGCAAGGATCATTCGCGGCCGTGGGGCGGTTTTTTTGTTTTGGAAGAAACGGAAGCTCCGAAATTCATATCCACATTCTTCCCTCATTTGTCGCTTGAAGATTTTGCAGGTTACGAAAAACTGAGCCCTAAAATATTGGTTGTAGCGCCTAATAAACGTCTTTCCTGGCAGTATCATCACCGTCGCGCTGAAATTTGGAAGGTAATTGGCGGCAATGCGGGCATTGTGATCAGCGATACAGACGAAGAAACACCATTGCGCCAATTGCCGATCGGGACAGTTGTGGAACTGCAAAAAGGAGAGCGTCATCGCTTGGTAGGGGTTGACGAATGGGGTTTTGTGGCAGAAATCTGGAAACATACAGATGCCGCAAATCCATCCGATGAAGACGATATCGTTCGCGTCCAAGACGATTTCGGCCGATAA